The Zonotrichia leucophrys gambelii isolate GWCS_2022_RI chromosome 20, RI_Zleu_2.0, whole genome shotgun sequence genome contains a region encoding:
- the SNX21 gene encoding sorting nexin-21 — MAARILHRLRHALAGEAGREEPAGGGEAEDCPESSELEDDTEGLSTRLSGTLSFTSHEDEEEEEEEGDGASEELEEPPQAPGAAAGTEDGEWVSVAERPGGSLLTRQLQELWRRSRGSLAPQRLLFEVTSASVVSERSSKYVLYTIYLIRSGQFDKAPATIARRYSDFEQLNRRLRCRFSCDMASIAFPRKRLRRNFTAETIAKRSRAFEQFLSHLHSIDEIRRSPEFLEFFFLPDLQAAQRLTCTGMYREALATWANAYRLQDRLGVCSSGRFLLTLAGLAVCHQELDQLSEAHGCCEQALQLLEAQGSHPLLGPFLQAHVHLAWKVGKDKRRSEARLQDLREAGLALQQQPSLKECLIKEPLE, encoded by the exons ATGGCCGCCCGCATCCTGCACCGGCTGCGGCACGCGCTGGCGGGCGAGGCCGGCCGCGAGGAgccggcgggcggcggcgaGGCCGAGGACTGCCCGGAGAGCTCGGAGCTGGAGGACGACACCGAGGGGCTGTCGACGCGCCTCAGCGGCACCCTGAGCTTCACCAGCCacgaggacgaggaggaggaggaggaggagggggacgGAGCTAgcgaggagctggaggagccgCCGCAGGCGCCGGGGGCGGCAGCGGGCACGGAGGACGGAG AGTGGGTCTCTGTGGCGGAGCGTCCCGGCGGCAGCCTGCTGACccggcagctgcaggagctgtggcgGAGGTCGCGGGGCAGCCTGGCACCGCAGCGCCTGCTCTTCGAGGTCACCAGCGCCAGCGTGGTCAGCGAGCGCTCTTCCAAGTACGTG CTCTACACCATCTACCTGATCCGCTCCGGCCAGTTTGACAAGGCCCCTGCCACCATCGCCAGGCGCTACTCGGACTTCGAGCAGCTGAACCGCCGCCTGCGCTGCCGCTTCAGCTGCGACATGGCCAGCATTGCCTTCCCCAGGAAGAGACTGCGCCGCAACTTCACCGCTGAGACCATTGCCAAGCGGAGCCGAGCCTTCGAACAGTTCCTGTCCCACCTGCACTCCATCGACGAGATCCGCCGCTCTCCTGAGTTCCTCGAGTTCTTCTTCCTGCCGGACCTGCAGGCCGCGCAGCGCCTGACGTGCACGGGCATGTACCGCGAGGCCCTGGCCACCTGGGCCAACGCCTACCGGCTGCAGGACCGCCTGGGGGTCTGCAGCTCCGGCCGCTTCCTGCTGACACTGGCGGGGCTGGCCGTGTGCCACCAGGAGCTGGACCAGCTCAGTGAGGCCCATGGCTGCTGCGAGCAGgcgctgcagctgctggaggcccAGGGCAGCCACCCGCTCCTGGGACCCTTCCTACAGGCCCACGTCCACCTGGCCTGGAAGGTGGGCAAGGACAAGCGGCGCTCGGAGGCCCGGCTGCAGGACCTGCGGGAAGcggggctggccctgcagcagcagccttccCTGAAGGAATGCCTGATCAAGGAACCTCTGGAATGA
- the CTSA gene encoding lysosomal protective protein isoform X2, with protein sequence MGPVLLSSLLLLGLGWAAPPDHEVTYLPGLSKQPSFRHFSGYLCAGPGKYLHYWFVEAQSDPQNSPLVLWLNGGPGCSSMEGFLKEHGPFLIQPDGVTLKYNEYAWNKIANILYVESPAGVGFSYSDDKKYATNDTEVAHNNYLALKDFLRLFPEYSKNDLFLTGESYGGVYIPTLAEWVMQDPSLNLKGIAVGNGLSSYEINDNSLVYFAYYHGLLGTELWKDLQAYCCSEGKCNFHDNSNLNCTLKMGEMIQIVEESGLNIYNLYAPCDGGVPGSMRYEGDYLITHDLGNSFIRMPLRFSWRQNLFRMPVARKKVRMDPPCTNSTAPSMYLNSPEVRKALHISPEAPEWQVCSFEVNRGYKRLYMQMNEVYLKLLGATKYRILVYNGDVDMACNFLGDEWFVDSLCQKVQVARRPWLYTENGENQIGGFVKEFTNIAFLTVKGAGHMVPTDRPLAAFTMFCRFIKNQPY encoded by the exons ATGGGGCCAGTGTTGCTGTcgtcgctgctgctgctgggcttgggCTGGGCCGCCCCCCCGGACCATGAGGTGACCTACCTGCCCGGGCTGTCCAAGCAGCCgtccttccgccacttctcgGGCTACCTCTGCGCCGGGCCGGGCAAGTACCTGCACTACTG GTTCGTGGAGGCCCAGAGTGATCCCCAGAACAGCCCCCTGGTGCTGTGGCTGAACGGcggccctggctgcagctccatggaggGCTTCCTCAAGGAACATGGCCCCTTCCTG ATCCAGCCCGATGGGGTCACTCTGAAGTACAATGAGTACGCATGGAACAAG ATTGCCAATATCCTCTATGTGGAGTCTCCTGCTGGTGTCGGCTTCTCATACTCTGATGACAAGAAGTATGCCACAAATGACACGGAG GTTGCTCACAACAACTACCTGGCACTCAAGGATTTCCTCCGGCTCTTCCCTGAGTACTCCAAGAACGATCTCTTCCTCACAGGGGAGAGCTATGGAGGGGTCTACATCCCCACACTGGCCGAGTGGGTGATGCAGGACCCCAGCCTCAATCTGAAG GGAATCGCTGTGGGAAACGGCCTCTCATCTTATGAGATCAATGACAACTCCCTGGTTTACTTTGCCTATTACCACGGGCTGCTGGGGACCGA GCTGTGGAAAGACCTGCAGGCCTattgctgctctgaggggaagTGCAACTTCCATGACAACTCCAACCTGAATTGCACACTCAAG ATGGGAGAGATGATTCAGATTGTAGAGGAGTCTGGCCTCAATATCTATAACCTCTATGCCCCATGTGATGGAGGTGTCCCCGGGAGCATGAG ATATGAGGGTGATTATCTCATCACACATGACCTGGGCAATTCCTTCATCCGGATGCCACTGAGGTTCTCCTGGCGGCAG AACCTGTTCCGGATGCCAGTGGCCCGAAAGAAGGTCCGGATGGACCCGCCCTGCACCAACTCCACAGCCCCCAGCATGTATCTGAACTCCCCTGAGGTGCGGAAGGCGCTGCACATCTCCCCTGAGGCCCCAGAGTGGCAGGTGTGCAG CTTTGAGGTGAACCGTGGCTACAAGCGCCTGTACATGCAGATGAATGAGGTGTACCTCAAGCTGCTTGGAGCCACG AAATACCGGATCCTGGTGTACAACGGGGACGTTGACATGGCTTGCAACTTTCTCGGGGATGAGTGGTTTGTGGATTCCCTGTGCCAGAAG GTGCAGGTGGCTCGCCGGCCCTGGCTCTACACGGAAAACGGTGAGAACCAGATCGGTGGCTTTGTGAAGGAATTCACCAACATTGCTTTTCTCACTGTCAAG GGAGCTGGCCACATGGTGCCCACAGACCGGCCGCTTGCTGCCTTCACCATGTTCTGCCGCTTCATTAAGAACCAGCCTTACTAA
- the DNTTIP1 gene encoding deoxynucleotidyltransferase terminal-interacting protein 1, which translates to MGAARDAEQQPGPPGEEGPGEAEEQLVSTNPWNIMIKHRQVQRRGRRSQMTTSFTDPSVSMDLLRAVLQPSINEEIQGIFNKYMKFFQTAAINVRDNVGEEVDPEQLIQETCRSCLEQAKLLFSDGKKVVPRLPHEQAVPKRARQMDEELSRRGSPIPKKRKGRPPGQSLSNDRGVSGMAAWKLKVSEPVKRDGPKWDPSRLTETTTFVLGSRANKALGMGGTRGRLYIKHPHLFKYAADPQDKHWLTEQQHMRAIGGKMAYLLIEEDIRDLAASEDYRDSVDLRLEELKPFIPPAWMTEKMQKHMETLRRGGEVPPPEDPPEP; encoded by the exons ATGGGCGCCGCCCGCGATGCGGAGCAGCAGCCGGGGCCGCCGGGCGAGGAGGGCCCGGGCGAGGCCGAGGAGCAGCTGGTCAGCACG AACCCCTGGAACATCATGATCAAGCACCGGCAGGTGCAGCGGCGCGGGCGGCGCTCCCAGATGACCACCAG CTTCACGGACCCGAGCGTGTCCATGGACCTGCTgcgtgctgtgctgcagcccagcatcAACGAGGAGATCCAGGGCATCTTCAACAAGTACATGAAG tTCTTCCAGACAGCAGCAATCAACGTGCGTGATAACGTTGGTGAGGAGGTggacccagagcagctcatccaggagacctgcaggagctgcctggagcag GCCAAGCTGTTGTTCTCCGATGGCAAAAAGGTGGTTCCCAGGTTGCCCCATGAGCAGGCAGTGCCAAAG CGTGCCCGACAGATGGATGAGGAGCTGAGCCGCCGAGGGAGCCCCATTCCAAAAAAG AGGAAGGGGCGGCCTCCAGGACAGAGCCTGTCAAATGACCGTGGAGTCTCAGGCATGGCAGC gTGGAAGCTCAAAGTCTCTGAGCCTGTGAAAAGGGATGGACCAAAG TGGGATCCATCCCGACTGACTGAAACCACAACCTTTGTGCTGGGATCTCGAGCAAACAA GGCTCTCGGGATGGGAGGAACAAGAGGGCGACTCTACATCAAGCATCCCCACCTCTTTAAG TATGCAGCTGACCCGCAGGATAAGCACTGgctgacagagcagcagcacatgagAGCCATTGGGGGCAAGATG GCCTACCTCCTCATTGAAGAGGACATTCGGGATTTGGCCGCCAGTGAGGATTACAG GGACTCTGTTGATCTGCGGCTGGAAGAGCTGAAGCCTTTCATCCCACCAGCCTGGATGACTGAGAAGATGCAGAAGCACATGGAGACGCTTCGCCGCGGGGGGGAGGTGCCGCCCCCCGAGGACCCCCCCGAACCCTGA
- the TNNC2 gene encoding troponin C, skeletal muscle → MAAPPRLVPGSSLRGSASAGNPDRGGRAGTARHGRDRDRRLRHRPAPSGSALPALPGTAEIGIGPCGTARDSRITLQTDQQAEARAFLSEEMIAEFKAAFDMFDADGGGDISTKELGTVMRMLGQNPTKEELDAIIEEVDEDGSGTIDFEEFLVMMVRQMKEDAKGKSEEELANCFRIFDRNADGFIDIEELGEILRATGEPVTDEDIEDMMKDSDKNNDGRIDFDEFLKMMEGVQ, encoded by the exons ATGGCCGCTCCGCCACGGCTCGTCCCGGGATCCTCCCTGCGCGGCTCCGCCTCCGCCGGGAACCCGGATCGGGGCGGCAGAGCCGGCACCGCCCGGCACGGCCGGGATCGGGATCGGCGCTTGCGGCACCGTCCGGCGCCATCGGGATCGGCTCTCCCGGCACTGCCCGGCACGGCCGAGATCGGGATCGGTCCCTGCGGCACCGCCCGGGACTCCCGGATCACG TTGCAGACGGACCAGCAGGCAGAAGCCCGTGCCTTCCTCAGCGAGGAGATGATTGCAG AGTTCAAAGCCGCCTTCGACATGTTCGATGCTGACGGCGGTGGAGACATCAGCACCAAGGAGTTGGGGACAGTGATGAGAATGCTGGGCCAGAACCCCACCAAAGAGGAGTTGGATGCCATCATTGAGGAGGTGGACGAGGATG GCAGCGGCACCATCGACTTCGAGGAGTTCTTGGTCATGATGGTGCGCCAGATGAAAGAGGATGCCAAAGGCAAGTCTGAGGAGGAGCTGGCCAACTGCTTCCGCATCTTTGACCG gaaTGCAGATGGGTTCATTGACATCGAGGAGCTGGGTGAGATCCTGAGGGCCACCGGGGAGCCTGTCACTGATGAGGACATAGAGGACATGATGAAGGACTCAGACAAGAACAATGACGGTCGCATTGACTTTGATG AGTTCCTGAAGATGATGGAGGGTGTGCAGTAA
- the ZSWIM1 gene encoding LOW QUALITY PROTEIN: zinc finger SWIM domain-containing protein 1 (The sequence of the model RefSeq protein was modified relative to this genomic sequence to represent the inferred CDS: inserted 1 base in 1 codon; substituted 4 bases at 4 genomic stop codons), which produces MHGGRGGRRPSVPVPPRRAEPSAGEVAPRRHRSAAGIGTRRAVPAGSGSAERARTDSPSCAGPAQLPVLPLRKRLCPERRVAGRDRRRESPGGEQRLLHGAGGCHPGLSQIFSARLSLESCITTLAWHXEECVSKILSPVAKLEATETSEDVSEDXITQRTEDSIRQSLSGICTEAAARLCLXAVVWKSRQLICTRXDRLSVQIQEDAHSVGIFQEGPSSHTCHFSLAFQLPCWHTLAVLNSNKKLLQRETFSRPWERRCDAHQAGXDSADGLLEVLKSSWNKSLDKSLVVILPPSRDQPQQQGLGAQDSVGAADSWISSIEEKLQH; this is translated from the exons ATGCacggcggccgcggcgggcggcgcCCGAGCGTTCCGGTGCCGCCTCGGCGGGCGGAGCCCAGCGCCGGTGAGGTCGCACCGCGCCGCCACCGGAGCGCGGCAGGGATCGGGACACGccgcgctgtccccgccggTAGCGGCAGCGCGGAGCGGGCCCGCACGGACAGCCCCAGCTGCGCTGGCCCGGCGCAGCTCCCGGTGCTGCCCCTCCGCAAGCGGCTGTGCCCGGAGCGCCGAGTGGCCGGCCGCGATCGCCGCCGGGAAAGCC CTGGGGGTGAGCAGAGGCTTCTTCATGGAGCTGGAGGTTGTCATCCAGGGTTAAGTCAAATTTTCAGTGCTAGGCTCTCTCTGGAGAGCTGCATCACCACCTTGGCCTGGCATTAAGAAGAGTGTGTTTCTAAG ATCCTGTCTCCTGTGGCAAAACTGGAGGCCACAGAAACCTCAGAGGATGTCAGTGAAGATTAGATTACCCAAAGGACTGAAGACAGCATCAGGCAGTCTTTGAGTGGCATTtgcacagaggctgctgccaggctgtgcc AGGCAGTGGTTTGGAAGTCCAGGCAGCTGATTTGCACCAGGTAGGACAGGCTCAGTGTACAGATCCAGGAGGATGCCCACTCTGTGGGCATCTTCCAGGAAGGCCCAAGTAGTCACACTTGCCACTTCAGCCTGGCcttccagctgccctgctggcacaccTTGGCTGTACTGAATTCAAACAAGAAGCTCTTGCAGAGGGAAACGTTCAGTAGACCATGGGAGAGGAGATGTGATGCCCATCAGGCTGGGTGAGACAGTGCTGATGGCCTCTTGGAGGTCCTAAAGAGCTCCTGGAACAAGTCGTTGGATAAATCCCTCGTGGTTAtccttcctcccagcagagatcAGCCACAGCAACAAGGACTTGGAGCACAGGactctgtgggagctgctgacaGCTGGATCAGCTCCATTGAGGAGAAGCTCCAGCACTga
- the CTSA gene encoding lysosomal protective protein isoform X1, translating into MAGWAWAAERSPSGRYAASTARHAPAASPARAAPTGCEAAARCAATTGSTAPLSARRQMGPVLLSSLLLLGLGWAAPPDHEVTYLPGLSKQPSFRHFSGYLCAGPGKYLHYWFVEAQSDPQNSPLVLWLNGGPGCSSMEGFLKEHGPFLIQPDGVTLKYNEYAWNKIANILYVESPAGVGFSYSDDKKYATNDTEVAHNNYLALKDFLRLFPEYSKNDLFLTGESYGGVYIPTLAEWVMQDPSLNLKGIAVGNGLSSYEINDNSLVYFAYYHGLLGTELWKDLQAYCCSEGKCNFHDNSNLNCTLKMGEMIQIVEESGLNIYNLYAPCDGGVPGSMRYEGDYLITHDLGNSFIRMPLRFSWRQNLFRMPVARKKVRMDPPCTNSTAPSMYLNSPEVRKALHISPEAPEWQVCSFEVNRGYKRLYMQMNEVYLKLLGATKYRILVYNGDVDMACNFLGDEWFVDSLCQKVQVARRPWLYTENGENQIGGFVKEFTNIAFLTVKGAGHMVPTDRPLAAFTMFCRFIKNQPY; encoded by the exons ATGGCGGGGTGGGCTTGGGCGGCTGAGCGGAGCCCGTCCGGGCGTTACGCCGCGTCCACCGCTCGCCATGCGCCCGCTGCCTCACCTGCAAGGGCTGCCCCTACGGGCTGCGAAGCTGCGGCCCGGTGCGCAGCCACAACCGGCAGCACGGCACCGCTGTCCGCCAGACGCCAG ATGGGGCCAGTGTTGCTGTcgtcgctgctgctgctgggcttgggCTGGGCCGCCCCCCCGGACCATGAGGTGACCTACCTGCCCGGGCTGTCCAAGCAGCCgtccttccgccacttctcgGGCTACCTCTGCGCCGGGCCGGGCAAGTACCTGCACTACTG GTTCGTGGAGGCCCAGAGTGATCCCCAGAACAGCCCCCTGGTGCTGTGGCTGAACGGcggccctggctgcagctccatggaggGCTTCCTCAAGGAACATGGCCCCTTCCTG ATCCAGCCCGATGGGGTCACTCTGAAGTACAATGAGTACGCATGGAACAAG ATTGCCAATATCCTCTATGTGGAGTCTCCTGCTGGTGTCGGCTTCTCATACTCTGATGACAAGAAGTATGCCACAAATGACACGGAG GTTGCTCACAACAACTACCTGGCACTCAAGGATTTCCTCCGGCTCTTCCCTGAGTACTCCAAGAACGATCTCTTCCTCACAGGGGAGAGCTATGGAGGGGTCTACATCCCCACACTGGCCGAGTGGGTGATGCAGGACCCCAGCCTCAATCTGAAG GGAATCGCTGTGGGAAACGGCCTCTCATCTTATGAGATCAATGACAACTCCCTGGTTTACTTTGCCTATTACCACGGGCTGCTGGGGACCGA GCTGTGGAAAGACCTGCAGGCCTattgctgctctgaggggaagTGCAACTTCCATGACAACTCCAACCTGAATTGCACACTCAAG ATGGGAGAGATGATTCAGATTGTAGAGGAGTCTGGCCTCAATATCTATAACCTCTATGCCCCATGTGATGGAGGTGTCCCCGGGAGCATGAG ATATGAGGGTGATTATCTCATCACACATGACCTGGGCAATTCCTTCATCCGGATGCCACTGAGGTTCTCCTGGCGGCAG AACCTGTTCCGGATGCCAGTGGCCCGAAAGAAGGTCCGGATGGACCCGCCCTGCACCAACTCCACAGCCCCCAGCATGTATCTGAACTCCCCTGAGGTGCGGAAGGCGCTGCACATCTCCCCTGAGGCCCCAGAGTGGCAGGTGTGCAG CTTTGAGGTGAACCGTGGCTACAAGCGCCTGTACATGCAGATGAATGAGGTGTACCTCAAGCTGCTTGGAGCCACG AAATACCGGATCCTGGTGTACAACGGGGACGTTGACATGGCTTGCAACTTTCTCGGGGATGAGTGGTTTGTGGATTCCCTGTGCCAGAAG GTGCAGGTGGCTCGCCGGCCCTGGCTCTACACGGAAAACGGTGAGAACCAGATCGGTGGCTTTGTGAAGGAATTCACCAACATTGCTTTTCTCACTGTCAAG GGAGCTGGCCACATGGTGCCCACAGACCGGCCGCTTGCTGCCTTCACCATGTTCTGCCGCTTCATTAAGAACCAGCCTTACTAA
- the LOC135456191 gene encoding regulator of G-protein signaling 9-binding protein-like, with protein MAPGRRDASRGRGAVGTCATAQAALCKATAGHHQLVLQLGGSGDGPRLREERRRRSAEACELSMGLRRTLLVGLRQDPASPRERQELERLWVLFLSALELFLQDLYRAQHLCQLFSVQGGGVAPLRTGLGGWGLPSRRGGGPTQPPSTQSLEEEIEQVRATLAEMESGANIPPWTVEATETTQPAETSGTTERAAWGGACAGHCCGVL; from the exons ATGGCACCAGGCAGAAGGGATGCGAGCCGCGGGCGGGGGGCAGTGGGAACGTgtgccacagcccaggctgccctctGCAAGGCCACGGCCGGACACcatcagctggtgctgcagctcggGGGCAGCGGGGACGGCCCCCGGCTGCGAGAGGAGCGCCGCAGGAGGAGCGCAGAGGCCTGTGAGCTCAGCATGG GGCTGCGGCGGACGCTGCTGGTGGGGCTGCGGCAGGACCCGGCCAGCCCTCGGGAGCGGCAGGAGCTGGAGCGGCTCTGGGTGCTCTTCCTCTCCGCCCTGGAGCTCTTCCTGCAGGACCTGTACAGAGCCCAGCACCTCTGCCAGCTCTTCTCCGTGCAAGGGGGTGGTGTGGCCCCGCTGCGCActgggctggggggctgggggctgcccagCCGGAGAGGAGGGGGTCCCACAcagccccccagcacccagagcttGGAGGAGGAGATCGAGCAGGTGAGGGCCACGCTGGCAGAGATGGAGAGCGGAGCCAACATTCCACCATGGACAGTGGAAGCCACAGAGACCACACAGCCGGCAGAGACAAGCGGCACCACAGAGAGAGCGGCCTGGGGAGGcgcctgtgctgggcactgctgtggggtGCTGTGA
- the UBE2C gene encoding ubiquitin-conjugating enzyme E2 C translates to MASQNADPAAVSSAAARKAAETGATAARGAVGKRLQQELMALMMSGDKGISAFPESDNLFKWIGTIDGAAGTAYEELRYKLSLEFPSGYPYTAPTVRFLTPCFHPNVDTQGNICLDILKEKWSALYDVRTILLSIQSLLAEPNIESPLNTHAAELWKNQVAYKKYVRETYNKQTKSQET, encoded by the exons ATGGCCTCACAGAACGCCGACCCCGCCGCCGTGTCCAGCGCGGCCGCCCGCAAAGCGGCTGAGACGGGGGCCACGGCGGCCCGCGGCGCCGTGGGCAAGAG GCTGCAGCAAGAACTGATGGCGTTGATG ATGTCCGGTGACAAAGGCATTTCCGCCTTCCCCGAGTCCGACAACCTCTTCAAGTGGATCGGGACCATTGACGGCGCCGCCGGGACG gccTACGAGGAGCTGCGGTACAAGCTGTCGCTGGAGTTCCCCAGCGGGTACCCCTACACAGCACCCACCGTGCGGTTCCTGACTCCCTGCTTCCACCCCAACGTCGACACCCAGGGCAACATCTGCCTCGACATCCTCAAGGAGAAGTGGTCAGCGCTGTATGATGTCCGCACAATCCTGCTCTCCATACAGAGCCTGCTGGCAG AGCCAAACATCGAGAGCCCTCTGAACACACATGCAGCCGAGCTCTGGAAGAACCAAGTTG CCTACAAGAAGTATGTGCGGGAGACGTACAACAAGCAGACCAAGAGCCAGGAGACCTGA
- the NEURL2 gene encoding neuralized-like protein 2, translated as MAARCRLAARFHHIHGANIRLDASHTQATRVESFANGLCFSQEPLAPGQIFLVEIEEKELGWCGHLRVGLTAHDPQSLEVVPEYSLPDLVSLGDTWVFAITRNHNRVVLEGEQAQPRGRPWEPFLLIERVRIPRDTLVGRSRPGRYSHILDELFKTNVLPATARRSRIGVLYAPQPDGTADMHIVINGEDMGPSARGLPASRPLYAVIDVFASTKSVRVIPVDYGFPSLQTLCRLVIQKHIVHRLAIDGLDLPPLLKSSCQHE; from the exons ATGGCTGCCCGGTGCCGGCTTGCTGCACGCTTCCACCACATCCACGGCGCCAACATCCGCCTGGACGCCTCGCACACACAAGCCACACGGGTGGAGAGCTTCGCCAACGGGCTCTGCTTCAGCCAGGAGCCTCTGGCACCCGGGCAGATCTTCCTGGTGGAGAttgaggagaaggagctgggctggtgcgGGCACTTGCGCGTGGGACTGACAGCTCATGACCCCCAGAGCCTGGAGGTGGTGCCTGAGTACTCGCTGCCGGATCTGGTcagcctgggggacacctgggtgtTTGCCATCACCCGCAACCACAACCGCGTGGTGCTGGAGGGGGAGCAGGCGCAGCCGCGGGGGCGGCCCTGGGAGCCCTTCCTGCTGATCGAGCGGGTGCGGATCCCGCGGGACACGCTGGTGGGGCGCAGCCGGCCCGGCCGCTACAGCCACATCCTGGATGAGCTGTTCAAGACGAACGTGCTGCCCGCCACCGCCCGGCGCAGCCGCATCGGGGTGCTCTACGCCCCGCAGCCCGACGGCACCGCCGACATGCACATCGTCATCAACGGCGAGGACATGGGCCCGAGCGCCCGCGGCCTGCCCGCCTCCCGCCCGCTCTACGCCGTCATCGACGTCTTTGCCTCCACCAAGAGCGTCCGGGTGATCCCCGTGGATTATGGCT TTCCTTCCCTGCAGACGCTGTGCCGGCTGGTTATCCAGAAACACATTGTGCACCGCCTGGCCATCGATGGCCTGGACTTGCCCCCGCTACTCAAGAGCTCCTGCCAACATGAGTGA
- the ACOT8 gene encoding acyl-coenzyme A thioesterase 8 gives MAALAPRMGGASWSAVLVGSRCRSRFAEVMGAPGDAGGAGAGPGSGPPPPGDLRSVLITSVLNLERLEVDLFRGQHHWVPATQHLFGGQIVGQALVAAAHAVSRDEQVHSLHCYFVRTGDPKVPVLYEVERTRTGKSFSVRSVKAIQHGKPIFTCQASFQLSQGSPVQHQFTMPTVPPPEELLTQEELIQKFLQNPNVAEGYRKRLTKIQAQDVPIDIKPVNPPDIFSSEPQEPKQLFWVRARGYIGETDMKVHCCVAAYISDYAFLGTALLPHRQYRVKFMVSLDHSMWFHAPFRADHWMLYECESPWAGGCRGLVQGRLWRRDGVLAVTCAQEGVIRVEQTPTQSKL, from the exons ATGGCGGCCTTGGCGCCCCGGATGGGCGGTGCTTCCTGGTCCGCCGTGCTGGTCGGGTCGCGGTGCCGGTCCCGGTTCGCGGAGGTGATGGGGGCCCCAGGCGACGCCGGCGGGGCTGGAGCGGGGCCGGGAtccgggccgccgccgcccggggaCCTGCGCAGCGTGCTGATCACCAGCGTACTGAACCTGGAGCGGCTGGAGGTCGACCTTTTCAG GGGCCAGCACCACTGGGTGCCCGCCACGCAGCACCTCTTCGGCGGGCAGATCGTGGGGCAGGCGCTGGTGGCGGCGGCCCACGCCGTGAGCCGCGACGAGCAGGTGCACTCGCTGCACTGCTACTTCGTGCGGACAG GGGACCCCAAGGTGCCGGTGCTGTACGAAGTGGAGCGGACCCGCACAGGGAAGAGTTTCTCCGTTCGCTCTGTAAAGGCCATCCAGCATGGAAAGCCCATCTTCACCTGCCAGGCCTCCTTCCAGCTCTCGCAGGGGAGCCCAGTGCAGCACCAGTTCACCATGCCGACCGTGCCACCCCCCGAGGAGCTGCTGACACAGGAGGAGCTCATCCAGAAGTTTCTGCA gaatcCTAATGTGGCTGAGGGCTACAGGAAGCGTCTCACCAAGATCCAAGCTCAAGATGTGCCGATTGACATTAAACCCGTGAACCCACCAGATATATTCAGCTCAGAGCCACAGGAGCCAAAGCAGCTTTTCTGGGTGCGAGCACGAGGCTACATAG GAGAGACTGACATGAAGGTGCACTGCTGCGTGGCTGCCTACATCTCTGACTACGCCTTCCTGGGCACGGCCCTGCTCCCGCACCGGCAGTACCGTGTCAAGTTCATGGTGTCCCTCGACCATTCCATGTGGTTCCATGCACCCTTCCGAGCTGACCACTGGATGCTGTACGAGTGTGAGAGCCCCTGGGCTG GTGGGTGCCGGGGCTTGGTGCAGGGACGGCTGTGGCGCAGGGATGGGGTCCTGGCTGTCACCTGCGCACAGGAAGGTGTCATCAGGGTGGAACAGACACCAACCCAGAGCAAGCTCTAG